One window from the genome of Musa acuminata AAA Group cultivar baxijiao chromosome BXJ1-4, Cavendish_Baxijiao_AAA, whole genome shotgun sequence encodes:
- the LOC135653189 gene encoding probable galacturonosyltransferase-like 3, which produces MALSPFVAAVGILLVATVSFGWALPAASELPRFREAPAFRNGPSCVSAPTIHIAVTLDAAYLRGSLAGVLSILRHSSCPESITFHFLATRPRRFRPAVAASFPSLAFDVYRFDPALVRGLISSSVRRALDQPLNYARIYLADILPRSVRRVIYFDSDLVVVDDVARLWATDLAPDHVLAAPEYCHANFTSYFTDRFWSDPVFPRSLSGRRRPPCYFNTGVMVMDLDRWRAGGYTRKLEGWMEVQKREARIYELGSLPPFLLVFAGEVKGVEHRWNQHGLGGDNVEGLCRDLHPGPVSLLHWSGKGKPWLRLDAGRPCPLDALWAPYDLLRRDGHDDLFIDI; this is translated from the coding sequence atgGCTCTTTCTCCCTTTGTCGCGGCGGTGGGGATCCTGCTCGTCGCGACCGTCTCCTTCGGGTGGGCATTGCCGGCCGCTTCGGAGCTTCCCCGCTTCCGCGAGGCCCCGGCGTTCCGTAACGGGCCCAGCTGCGTCTCCGCCCCCACCATTCACATCGCCGTGACCCTCGACGCCGCCTACCTCCGCGGCTCCCTTGCTGGCGTGCTCTCCATCCTCCGCCACTCCTCCTGTCCGGAATCTATAACATTCCACTTCCTCGCCACCCGACCCCGCCGCTTCCGCCCCGCCGTGGCCGCCTCCTTCCCCTCCCTCGCCTTCGACGTCTACCGCTTCGACCCCGCCCTCGTCCGCGGCCTTATCTCCTCCTCTGTCCGCCGTGCCCTCGACCAGCCCCTCAACTACGCCCGCATCTACCTCGCCGACATCCTCCCCCGCTCCGTCCGCCGGGTCATCTACTTCGACTCCGACCTGGTCGTCGTCGACGATGTCGCCCGCCTCTGGGCCACCGACCTCGCCCCGGACCACGTCCTCGCCGCCCCTGAGTACTGCCACGCCAACTTCACCTCCTACTTCACTGACCGGTTCTGGTCCGACCCGGTCTTCCCCCGCTCCCTCTCCGGCCGTCGCCGCCCCCCCTGCTACTTCAACACCGGCGTCATGGTCATGGACCTCGACCGGTGGCGAGCCGGGGGTTACACCCGAAAGCTCGAGGGCTGGATGGAGGTGCAGAAGCGGGAGGCAAGGATCTACGAGCTGGGCTCGCTGCCGCCGTTCCTGCTGGTCTTCGCCGGCGAGGTCAAGGGGGTGGAGCATCGGTGGAACCAGCACGGCCTAGGCGGGGACAACGTGGAGGGCCTGTGCCGGGACCTTCACCCGGGCCCCGTGAGCCTGCTCCACTGGAGCGGCAAGGGGAAGCCGTGGCTCCGCCTCGACGCCGGCCGCCCGTGCCCTCTCGACGCACTCTGGGCGCCCTACGACCTTCTCCGCCGTGACGGCCACGACGACCTCTTCATCGACATCTAA